In Hahella sp. KA22, one genomic interval encodes:
- the fusA gene encoding elongation factor G, with the protein MAQYSTENIRNIALLGHVGCGKTTLLEALLVKSGEIPSAGSVEKGATLSDFDPQEKELGHSLYTSVCSLDYDAAHINFIDTPGYPDFLGRALSILPAVDSAALVINAQAGVEMVTERLMAAVKKRELCRMIIVNKIDMNDIDFAQLMESICEAFGSECLPINLPAESGHGVVDCYFAPDETRATDFSSVEKAHSALVDQVVEVDEKLMEVYLEQGQELNPEQLHDPFEQALREGHLIPVCFVSAQTGAGVEELLKVISHLMPTPLEGNPPQFLKGEGAEAKKVTVEPDPGKHAIAHVFKVAVDPYVGKLGVFRIHQGRISPNSQMYVGDARKPFKVAHLLKLQGKKTRETAYGVPGDICAVAKVDDIEFDSVLHDSTDEEQYHLKSIDFPPPICGIAIEPVRRGDEQKLSDALQKVCAEDPSLKLEHRASLNETVMYGVSDLHLRVVLQRMKQQFNVEVVTHPPSIAYKETISKPAEGHFRHKKQTGGAGQFGEVYLRVEPLERGQGFEFENKVVGGSIPSQYIPGVEKGVRQVLESGAIAGFPLQDLRVTVYDGKHHSVDSKEIAFVTAGKKAFLDAVNKAQPVVLEPMVRLSVTAPAASVGDITGDISGSRGMVTGSNALSRNRASVSALIPLAELDNYQSKLKSMTGGEGAYTLEFSHYDYAPPKLQHELMDRYKQKQSGG; encoded by the coding sequence ATGGCGCAGTACAGCACAGAAAATATCCGCAATATCGCGCTTTTGGGACACGTCGGCTGCGGCAAGACGACCTTATTGGAAGCGCTCCTGGTTAAATCGGGAGAAATCCCCAGCGCCGGCAGCGTTGAGAAAGGCGCAACCCTCAGTGATTTCGATCCCCAGGAAAAAGAGCTGGGACATTCCCTCTACACCTCCGTATGCAGCCTGGATTACGACGCGGCGCATATCAACTTCATCGATACTCCCGGCTACCCCGACTTTCTTGGGCGGGCATTGAGCATCTTGCCTGCGGTGGACTCCGCCGCGCTGGTCATCAATGCGCAGGCGGGCGTGGAAATGGTGACGGAGCGCCTGATGGCGGCGGTTAAAAAGCGCGAGCTTTGCCGCATGATCATCGTTAACAAGATAGACATGAACGATATCGATTTCGCACAGCTTATGGAGAGCATTTGCGAGGCGTTCGGCTCCGAATGTCTGCCGATCAACCTGCCGGCGGAATCCGGTCATGGGGTGGTGGATTGCTACTTCGCGCCGGACGAGACTCGCGCCACAGACTTCTCATCCGTAGAGAAAGCGCACAGTGCGCTGGTGGATCAGGTCGTGGAGGTAGATGAGAAGTTGATGGAGGTGTATCTGGAGCAGGGACAGGAACTCAATCCCGAGCAGTTGCACGATCCCTTCGAACAGGCTCTGCGGGAGGGTCACCTGATTCCCGTCTGTTTCGTGTCGGCGCAAACCGGCGCGGGCGTGGAGGAGTTATTGAAGGTTATTTCCCATCTGATGCCGACGCCTCTGGAAGGCAACCCGCCGCAGTTTTTGAAGGGCGAGGGCGCGGAGGCCAAAAAAGTGACCGTGGAGCCGGACCCGGGCAAGCACGCCATAGCACATGTGTTTAAAGTCGCCGTGGACCCGTATGTTGGAAAATTGGGCGTGTTTCGGATTCACCAGGGACGCATTTCCCCTAACTCGCAAATGTATGTGGGAGACGCCCGTAAACCCTTCAAGGTCGCCCATCTGCTGAAACTGCAGGGTAAGAAAACCCGGGAGACCGCCTATGGCGTGCCGGGAGATATTTGCGCAGTGGCGAAAGTGGATGATATCGAGTTCGACTCCGTGCTGCATGACTCGACGGACGAAGAGCAATACCACCTCAAATCCATCGACTTTCCGCCGCCGATCTGCGGCATCGCCATTGAGCCGGTGCGCAGAGGGGACGAGCAGAAACTGTCGGACGCCCTGCAGAAGGTTTGCGCGGAAGATCCCAGTCTCAAGCTGGAGCATCGCGCTTCGCTGAATGAAACAGTGATGTATGGGGTCAGCGACTTGCATTTGCGGGTTGTGCTGCAACGCATGAAGCAACAATTCAACGTGGAGGTGGTCACCCATCCGCCCTCCATCGCCTATAAAGAAACCATCTCCAAGCCTGCGGAAGGTCACTTTCGACACAAAAAGCAAACCGGCGGGGCGGGGCAGTTTGGCGAAGTCTACCTGCGGGTGGAGCCATTGGAGCGGGGCCAGGGCTTTGAATTTGAGAACAAAGTGGTGGGAGGCTCTATTCCCTCCCAGTACATTCCCGGGGTGGAAAAAGGCGTGCGACAGGTGCTGGAAAGCGGGGCCATCGCTGGTTTTCCCCTGCAGGATCTGCGGGTGACGGTGTACGACGGCAAACATCATTCGGTGGATTCCAAGGAGATCGCCTTCGTCACCGCCGGCAAGAAAGCCTTTCTGGATGCGGTGAACAAAGCGCAGCCTGTGGTGCTGGAGCCCATGGTGAGGCTCAGCGTGACCGCGCCGGCGGCCAGTGTCGGGGATATCACTGGAGATATTTCCGGCTCCCGGGGCATGGTGACGGGCAGCAACGCGCTAAGCCGCAACCGGGCCTCGGTGTCGGCGTTGATTCCGCTGGCGGAGCTGGACAACTATCAGTCCAAACTGAAATCCATGACGGGCGGCGAGGGCGCTTACACGCTGGAATTCAGCCATTACGATTACGCGCCGCCGAAACTACAGCATGAGTTGATGGATCGATACAAACAAAAACAAAGCGGCGGATGA
- a CDS encoding Hsp70 family protein encodes MSDMNADRSPRYSVGIDLGTTNCVLSYIELTDESGQALDEDQLLQDVMPVPQLTRPGSVEEKKQLPSFLYQPHESELGEGELALPWTGKADALVGGVARELGSKTPIRLVASAKSWLCHGGVDCRSDFLPLNSPEEVARISPLAATIRYLEHLCNAWNHNHPGYPLNEQDVVVTVPASFDPAARDLTVEAVKAAGLGNLTLLEEPQAAVYNWIKASGGSWRDQVGVGDIVLVVDIGGGTTDLSLIAVTEQDGGLELNRVAVGEHILLGGDNMDLALAYRVKNKLAQEGKELQPWQIQAIVHGCRDAKEALLSDQDVNAVPIVVPSRGSKLLGGSLRTELTRDEVQQTLVEGFFPQVGVHEHPKQQMRRALTQISLPYAQDAAVTRHLAAFLSRQHAAANELLAQNESEFIKPTAVLFNGGVLKAPALSSRLMSIINNWLSDAGAPSARLLQDSDLDLAVACGAAYYGYVRRGRGVRIRGGIASAYYVGIESAMPAVPGMEAPMEALCVAPFGMEEGSEVKVESQELGLIVGEPVRFKFFGSTLRRDDEPGMVLDAWGPDELEELPEIQASLPAEGRRPGEIVPVRLSARVTEVGTLCLEAIPRNGDARWQVEFDVREG; translated from the coding sequence ATGAGCGATATGAATGCCGATAGATCGCCCCGTTATAGTGTGGGCATCGACCTGGGCACCACCAACTGCGTGCTGTCCTATATTGAGCTGACCGATGAAAGCGGTCAGGCGCTGGACGAAGACCAACTGCTGCAGGACGTGATGCCCGTGCCGCAACTGACCCGTCCAGGCAGTGTGGAGGAAAAGAAGCAATTGCCGTCCTTTTTGTACCAACCCCATGAATCCGAACTGGGAGAAGGGGAGTTGGCCTTGCCCTGGACCGGCAAAGCAGACGCCCTTGTAGGCGGCGTCGCTCGTGAATTAGGGTCGAAAACGCCGATTCGTCTGGTGGCCAGCGCTAAAAGCTGGCTGTGTCATGGCGGCGTTGACTGCCGTTCCGATTTTCTTCCCCTGAACAGCCCGGAAGAAGTGGCGCGTATTTCTCCTCTGGCGGCGACGATCCGTTATCTGGAGCATCTGTGCAACGCCTGGAATCATAACCACCCGGGCTATCCGCTGAATGAACAGGACGTGGTGGTGACGGTGCCTGCATCGTTCGATCCGGCTGCGCGCGACCTCACTGTAGAAGCGGTGAAAGCCGCCGGTCTTGGTAATCTGACCCTGTTGGAAGAGCCTCAAGCCGCAGTCTATAACTGGATCAAGGCCAGCGGCGGTTCCTGGCGCGACCAGGTGGGCGTTGGCGACATTGTGCTGGTGGTGGACATCGGCGGCGGCACCACGGACCTGTCCTTGATTGCGGTCACTGAGCAGGACGGCGGACTGGAACTGAATCGCGTCGCGGTGGGCGAACATATTCTGCTGGGCGGCGACAACATGGACCTGGCTCTGGCTTATCGGGTGAAGAATAAACTGGCGCAGGAAGGCAAAGAGCTGCAGCCCTGGCAGATTCAGGCGATCGTTCATGGTTGCCGCGACGCCAAAGAAGCACTGCTGTCGGATCAGGACGTCAACGCTGTGCCGATTGTCGTGCCCAGCCGAGGTTCGAAATTGCTGGGAGGCTCTTTGCGCACTGAGTTGACGCGGGACGAGGTGCAGCAGACTCTGGTGGAAGGCTTTTTCCCCCAGGTCGGCGTTCATGAACATCCGAAGCAGCAAATGCGGCGCGCGCTGACCCAGATCAGCCTGCCTTACGCTCAGGACGCGGCGGTCACTCGCCATCTGGCGGCGTTTCTGAGTCGTCAGCACGCCGCCGCCAACGAACTGCTGGCGCAAAACGAAAGCGAATTTATCAAACCCACCGCGGTGTTGTTTAATGGCGGCGTACTTAAAGCGCCGGCTTTATCCTCGCGTCTGATGAGCATCATCAATAACTGGCTAAGCGATGCTGGCGCGCCTTCCGCAAGGTTGTTGCAGGACAGCGATCTCGACCTGGCGGTAGCCTGCGGGGCGGCCTATTACGGCTATGTGCGCCGTGGACGCGGAGTGCGTATTCGCGGCGGCATCGCCAGCGCCTATTATGTGGGAATAGAGAGCGCCATGCCGGCGGTGCCGGGTATGGAAGCTCCGATGGAAGCCCTCTGCGTTGCGCCTTTCGGCATGGAAGAAGGCTCGGAAGTGAAGGTGGAGAGCCAGGAGCTGGGCCTGATCGTTGGCGAGCCGGTCCGCTTCAAATTCTTCGGCTCCACGTTGCGCCGCGATGACGAGCCGGGCATGGTGCTGGACGCCTGGGGTCCGGATGAACTGGAAGAGTTGCCGGAAATCCAGGCCTCGTTACCGGCGGAAGGGCGTCGTCCGGGGGAAATCGTACCGGTGCGTTTGTCGGCGCGGGTCACCGAAGTCGGCACCCTGTGTCTGGAAGCCATTCCCAGAAACGGCGATGCGAGATGGCAGGTTGAGTTCGACGTACGCGAGGGCTGA
- a CDS encoding Hsp70 family protein, protein MKYLVGIDLGTTHTVVAYTDISTGAENAVPKLFEIEQLVAPGELAKKPMLPSFRYHPAPGEIAEHHLQLPWRPQALPGEIDQVVIGEWARELGSKVDGRLVASAKSWLSHPQVERTADILPWAAAEDVVKVSPLLASASYLHHVRQAWNREHPQDLLEQQEVVITVPASFDEGARSLTLEAACLAGLPEVLLLEEPQAVVYDWCARNKEQAQSLLQDARLLLVCDVGGGTTDLSLISVAAGSGDQGELTLNRVGVGDHLMLGGDNIDLALAHIAEQRIASARKLSAAALSQLIQQTRKAKELLLSPEAPDAASVTVLGGGAKLIGGAKSCELTREEAHQIAVDGFFPLCEFSDRPAKRRSAVVEFGLPYAPDPAVSKYIAEFLARHEQACRQALKTSETSAAVPDVLLLNGGVFNSPLLSERARALLSQWNGAPVKLLDNAHPNLAVAFGGVAYGLARKGAQIKIGGGSARSYFLIVEASTDAAADKKFGVCLLPKATEEGEEIRLHGRKFALRIGRPVRFHLASSTGDKTFSAGDLQEMNDDDFIFLPPMVSALSADAEDSGAEVEVELSAVLTEAGALQVECVGIAGGDATPQRWRLDFQLRKQTPVEDGGAQLPAKFAEAASKIEAAYSSNKKGGDSIKTLRSDLEKLLGKRDQWDMPTLRAVFDKFLEGSKNRRRSAAHERIWLNFAGYCLRPGFGDPLDDWRGRQVWKMYQQGLQFDKEGQLWSEWWTFWRRVAGGLNSEQQQRVYKDAAVYINPAALRSRKLLATPAFKSYEDMVRLAAALERLPVETKTEVAKWLLQRLQKPSEPIASWWALGRIASRQPFHGSAHNVVPAETVSGWLPQLLKQDWKKNQEAAFATVMLSRMSGDRVRDLSEADRNAVVAALKAAKAPAVWVDMVSQVVELDEAETKRVFGEALPSGLKLLAE, encoded by the coding sequence GTGAAATATCTGGTAGGGATAGATTTGGGCACCACACACACGGTGGTGGCCTATACGGACATCTCGACAGGGGCGGAAAACGCCGTTCCCAAGTTGTTTGAAATTGAGCAGTTGGTGGCGCCGGGCGAGCTGGCCAAGAAGCCCATGCTGCCGTCTTTCCGCTACCATCCGGCTCCTGGCGAGATTGCGGAGCATCATCTGCAGCTGCCCTGGCGTCCTCAGGCGTTGCCTGGTGAGATTGACCAGGTTGTGATCGGCGAATGGGCTCGGGAACTGGGCTCCAAGGTCGATGGACGGCTGGTGGCCAGCGCCAAAAGCTGGCTGTCCCATCCCCAGGTGGAGCGCACCGCGGATATTCTGCCCTGGGCGGCGGCGGAAGACGTGGTCAAAGTGTCTCCCTTGCTCGCCAGCGCCAGTTACCTGCATCACGTCAGACAGGCCTGGAACCGGGAGCATCCGCAAGATCTGCTGGAACAGCAGGAAGTGGTCATCACAGTGCCGGCGTCTTTTGATGAAGGCGCCCGTTCCCTCACTCTTGAAGCCGCATGCCTGGCCGGCTTGCCGGAAGTCTTGTTATTGGAGGAGCCGCAGGCGGTTGTATACGACTGGTGCGCGCGTAATAAAGAACAGGCGCAATCACTGTTGCAGGACGCCAGACTCTTGCTGGTGTGCGATGTTGGCGGCGGCACCACAGATTTGAGTCTGATCAGCGTGGCGGCCGGGTCCGGCGATCAAGGCGAGCTGACCCTCAATCGCGTCGGGGTGGGCGACCACCTTATGCTCGGCGGCGATAATATCGATCTGGCGCTGGCGCATATAGCGGAACAGCGCATCGCCAGCGCGCGTAAGCTCAGCGCAGCGGCGCTTTCCCAGCTGATCCAGCAAACCCGAAAAGCCAAAGAGTTACTATTGTCGCCGGAAGCGCCTGATGCCGCTTCCGTGACGGTGCTGGGCGGCGGCGCCAAATTGATCGGCGGCGCCAAAAGCTGCGAGCTGACCCGTGAAGAAGCCCATCAGATCGCCGTGGACGGTTTTTTTCCTCTCTGTGAATTCAGTGATCGTCCCGCCAAGCGACGCAGCGCAGTCGTGGAGTTTGGCTTGCCCTATGCGCCGGATCCCGCCGTCAGTAAATACATTGCGGAATTCCTGGCCCGTCATGAGCAGGCCTGCAGACAGGCGCTAAAGACCAGCGAGACGTCTGCTGCAGTGCCGGATGTGCTGTTGCTGAACGGCGGCGTATTCAACAGCCCCTTGCTTAGTGAGCGGGCGCGGGCGCTGCTGAGTCAATGGAACGGCGCCCCGGTCAAGCTGCTGGACAACGCGCATCCCAATCTGGCGGTGGCTTTTGGCGGAGTGGCCTACGGGCTGGCGCGTAAAGGCGCGCAGATCAAAATTGGCGGCGGTTCGGCCCGCTCTTATTTCCTGATTGTGGAGGCGTCCACTGACGCCGCCGCAGATAAAAAATTTGGCGTTTGCTTATTACCCAAAGCGACCGAAGAAGGGGAAGAAATTCGTCTGCATGGGCGTAAATTCGCGCTGCGTATCGGTCGTCCGGTGCGCTTCCACCTGGCGTCCTCGACGGGCGACAAGACATTCAGTGCGGGCGATCTGCAGGAAATGAACGATGACGATTTCATCTTCCTGCCGCCCATGGTGTCGGCGTTGAGCGCCGACGCGGAGGACAGCGGCGCAGAGGTTGAAGTGGAACTGAGTGCGGTGTTGACGGAGGCGGGCGCATTACAGGTCGAGTGCGTGGGAATCGCTGGCGGCGACGCCACTCCCCAACGCTGGCGTCTGGATTTCCAATTACGCAAGCAGACGCCAGTGGAAGACGGCGGCGCACAATTGCCCGCCAAATTCGCTGAAGCGGCGAGTAAGATCGAAGCGGCTTACAGTTCCAACAAAAAAGGCGGCGACTCCATCAAAACGCTGCGTAGTGATCTGGAAAAGTTGCTCGGTAAGCGTGACCAGTGGGATATGCCCACGCTGCGCGCCGTTTTCGACAAGTTCCTGGAAGGTTCCAAAAACCGTCGCCGTTCTGCGGCTCATGAGCGCATCTGGCTCAATTTCGCCGGCTACTGCCTGCGTCCCGGTTTTGGCGATCCTCTGGATGACTGGCGGGGGCGGCAAGTCTGGAAAATGTATCAGCAAGGCCTGCAGTTCGATAAGGAAGGACAGCTGTGGAGCGAATGGTGGACCTTCTGGCGCCGCGTCGCCGGCGGGCTCAATAGTGAGCAGCAACAGCGCGTATACAAGGATGCGGCGGTCTACATTAACCCGGCCGCATTGCGCAGTCGTAAATTGCTGGCGACGCCGGCGTTCAAGTCCTATGAGGACATGGTGCGACTGGCGGCGGCGCTGGAGCGCTTGCCGGTGGAGACCAAAACCGAAGTCGCCAAATGGTTGTTGCAACGCCTGCAGAAGCCCAGCGAACCCATCGCCAGTTGGTGGGCGTTGGGACGGATCGCCTCGCGGCAGCCTTTCCATGGCAGCGCGCACAATGTGGTTCCGGCAGAGACGGTGTCCGGCTGGCTGCCGCAGTTGCTCAAACAGGACTGGAAAAAGAACCAGGAAGCGGCCTTCGCTACGGTGATGCTGTCGCGCATGAGCGGCGATCGCGTTCGGGATCTGTCCGAAGCGGACCGTAATGCGGTGGTTGCGGCGCTGAAAGCCGCCAAGGCTCCGGCGGTCTGGGTCGATATGGTTTCGCAAGTGGTGGAGCTGGATGAGGCGGAAACCAAGCGCGTATTTGGCGAAGCGTTGCCGTCCGGGCTCAAGCTGCTGGCTGAGTAG
- a CDS encoding EAL domain-containing protein — MTTILQADGFEDCATIEDRSEFTVLIVDDSPLNLDVAVACLESRGYRTLSAENGMQALQIAAQSQPSLILLDVMMPEMNGFETCRKLKKLDGCDDIPVIFMTALSDVKSKKAGFDAGGVDYVTKPFQVEELAARVHIHIALKVAYQQLKDSEQRYRKLVETTPDAIIVEGEEGIVFLNSAAVGMLKADNPDKLLGGALLDFVSEDQKEYAAIQLKQACSVDRTAGPPEVMLLRQLTGGRVEVEVNCIPITYHRSPSHMYVLRDITERRRQEAAIEFQATHDALTGLPNRSLFLDRVTQSINHAQRNESRLALIFIDLDKFKLINDTLGHNAGDELLRIMSKRLQDCTRSCDTLARFGGDEFVLLVDNLESEGDLTHLAARLISSVSAPVLLLGQSHSITCSLGISSFPEDGDNVEVLMRHADIAMYRAKESGRNAYQFFTHQMQDRLNERLKLESSLKQALENDEFVLHYQPQVDLSTGKIIGLEALIRWQSPTLGLVPPGDFIPAAEEGRLISAIGEWVIFAVCKRLESWRRQGLKIVPVAINISALQFMEQKTEELVKQALNKYMVEPKYLELELTESLSMLDPITSISLMQRLKDIGVSLSIDDFGTGYSNLSYLKRFPVNKLKIDKSFVSGLTNNPDDYSIVKAIIRMSQSLGLKTIAEGAETAGQIALLAAENCDAIQGFYFSRPLPEDQICAMLKERPRLDISEFGRSRERGAVLVVDDDANILRSIRRILRDEAYEVLVASNTEDAYEVLARREVAVIVSDLQMPGESGVQFFSKIKTMHPRSLRILLTGHGSSESLERAINQGEIYRYVSKPWDNTHLLETLSAAFKQYEKGVG; from the coding sequence ATGACGACTATCTTGCAAGCTGATGGATTCGAGGATTGCGCCACGATCGAGGATCGCTCTGAGTTCACGGTCTTAATTGTCGACGACTCGCCTCTCAATCTGGATGTGGCGGTGGCTTGCCTGGAAAGTCGGGGCTACCGCACGCTCTCCGCCGAAAATGGCATGCAGGCGCTGCAAATCGCCGCGCAGAGCCAACCCTCTCTCATTCTTCTGGACGTGATGATGCCGGAAATGAATGGGTTCGAAACCTGCCGCAAGCTGAAAAAACTGGATGGATGCGACGACATTCCCGTGATTTTCATGACGGCTCTCAGCGACGTCAAAAGCAAAAAGGCGGGTTTTGACGCCGGCGGCGTGGATTACGTCACCAAGCCTTTCCAGGTCGAGGAGCTGGCGGCCCGGGTGCATATCCATATCGCACTGAAAGTCGCCTACCAGCAATTGAAGGACAGTGAGCAGCGCTACCGCAAGCTGGTGGAGACCACCCCCGACGCGATCATCGTTGAAGGCGAAGAGGGCATCGTATTTCTCAACTCTGCGGCGGTGGGCATGCTGAAAGCGGATAACCCGGACAAGCTGCTGGGCGGCGCTTTATTGGACTTTGTCTCGGAGGATCAGAAAGAATACGCGGCCATTCAGTTAAAACAGGCCTGCTCGGTGGACAGAACCGCCGGTCCGCCGGAAGTCATGCTGCTGCGGCAGCTTACCGGAGGGCGCGTAGAGGTGGAGGTTAACTGCATTCCCATTACCTATCACCGCTCGCCCTCCCATATGTATGTGTTGCGGGATATCACAGAGCGCCGGCGTCAGGAAGCGGCGATTGAGTTTCAGGCGACCCATGACGCATTGACTGGCCTGCCTAATCGCAGTTTGTTTCTGGATAGAGTGACGCAGTCGATCAATCACGCGCAGCGTAATGAATCCCGTTTGGCGCTGATTTTCATCGATCTGGACAAATTCAAGTTGATTAACGACACCCTGGGGCATAACGCTGGCGATGAGCTGCTTAGAATCATGTCGAAGCGTTTGCAGGATTGCACCCGTAGCTGCGATACCCTGGCCAGGTTCGGCGGTGACGAGTTCGTATTGCTGGTGGATAACCTGGAAAGCGAAGGGGACCTGACCCATCTGGCGGCGCGTCTGATCAGCTCCGTCAGCGCGCCGGTGTTGCTGTTGGGACAGAGCCATTCCATTACCTGCAGTCTGGGCATCAGCAGTTTTCCGGAAGACGGCGATAATGTGGAAGTGCTGATGCGTCATGCGGATATCGCCATGTATCGGGCCAAGGAATCCGGACGCAACGCCTATCAGTTCTTTACCCACCAGATGCAGGATCGCCTCAACGAGCGCCTGAAGCTGGAAAGCAGCCTGAAACAGGCGCTGGAAAATGACGAATTCGTTTTGCATTACCAGCCGCAAGTGGACCTGAGCACGGGCAAGATCATTGGGCTTGAGGCCTTGATTCGCTGGCAGTCGCCCACCTTGGGGCTGGTGCCGCCGGGAGACTTTATTCCCGCGGCGGAAGAGGGGCGTTTGATCTCCGCTATTGGCGAGTGGGTCATTTTCGCCGTCTGCAAACGTCTGGAAAGCTGGCGGCGACAGGGCCTGAAAATCGTGCCGGTGGCGATCAACATTTCCGCTTTGCAGTTCATGGAGCAGAAAACCGAGGAGCTGGTGAAGCAGGCTTTGAATAAGTACATGGTGGAGCCAAAATACCTGGAGTTGGAGTTGACCGAGTCTCTCTCCATGTTGGACCCGATCACCTCTATCTCGCTGATGCAACGGCTCAAGGATATCGGCGTGTCCCTGTCCATTGACGACTTTGGCACCGGGTACTCCAATCTCAGTTATCTGAAGCGCTTTCCCGTCAACAAGCTGAAAATTGATAAATCCTTTGTGTCAGGACTGACCAATAACCCGGACGATTACTCCATCGTCAAAGCCATTATTCGCATGTCCCAGAGCCTGGGCTTAAAGACTATCGCGGAAGGGGCGGAAACGGCGGGCCAGATCGCGCTGCTGGCGGCGGAAAACTGCGATGCGATACAGGGCTTCTATTTCAGCCGCCCGCTGCCTGAAGATCAAATCTGCGCCATGCTCAAAGAGCGTCCGCGCCTGGATATCAGCGAATTCGGCCGCAGTAGGGAAAGAGGCGCGGTGCTGGTGGTGGATGATGACGCCAATATCCTGCGCAGCATCAGGCGCATTCTGCGAGACGAGGCCTACGAAGTGCTGGTGGCGAGCAATACGGAAGACGCCTATGAAGTGCTGGCGCGGCGCGAAGTGGCCGTGATCGTTTCCGATTTGCAGATGCCAGGGGAAAGTGGCGTGCAATTTTTCTCCAAAATCAAAACCATGCATCCGCGTTCATTGCGCATTCTGCTCACGGGGCATGGCTCGTCGGAAAGCCTGGAGCGTGCGATTAACCAGGGGGAAATCTACCGCTATGTCTCCAAGCCCTGGGACAATACCCATTTGCTGGAAACGCTTAGCGCTGCGTTCAAACAGTATGAAAAAGGCGTCGGATGA